Genomic segment of Dermacentor albipictus isolate Rhodes 1998 colony chromosome 5, USDA_Dalb.pri_finalv2, whole genome shotgun sequence:
CACATGGGCAGTTTCGGTCTTCGCAGAAGTAAGTCTGCGCAGCACTCAAGTGCAGTCAAAGCTTGGGTGAATATAGCAGGATTGGTATCAAGTGTGCTTGAAAGTGATGTGTGGCAATGCTTGATCTGGATTGTCTCTAGCACTAGCATGCTTGAAGGCCCCTGTGCTGTGGCTCAACAGATACTGCTGAACATTTGGGTGGGAAGTGCGAGATTATGAAGACatcattgctgtgaagcctgtgccATATAATCCAGCCATTCTGATTCTGAATCATGAAGAGATACAGCAGTCTTATAAAGGTCGTGTTTGTTGAAGTTTGTGAGGTTTATTTCTGTTATAATGATTGTGTAATTCTGCATTACATAGCACACAAGGCCTGTGTACATTATGTATTTTTGTGCCAGTTCCCCTGTGTGTTCAGCAGCACAACCATACACATTACAATTGTGTAGTGTTTATCTTTTGAAAAGACATTGCTTGTAAATAGCTTCAAGTTGGCATCAATGTTCATACCTATTCATTATAATATTTTATAGGCCCTGTACTAGGGTTGGTAATATCGATGAATGATCAATCAATTAAATGTATCCCACAAAATGATTAATCTTCACAGATGCACATCTTTTATTTAATTGACCTAATCAATTAGGCCTGTTCGATTAATCATTTTTGGGAGTTCAACAGGAGTTGCGTGGAAATTTTGAAATTGTACTggagttcatgagagtggcttgttgggctagttggtacatggttatactaggagaatgccaggaaacttgagagtagaaaaaaaatCAGGAGGCAAATCCGAAGGCTTGAAATGTTCTCACAATTCAAGGCGTACTATAGCAACCCAGTCGTTCATCGTTGTGCCACTCCCAGTCCGCTAAAGATGTGGCATAGCATGCACGCCGGTTTGGAGCATGTACTTTGACATAGCGATGTAGTTGACATCGATTACAACAAATCTATAGCAACGAAGCATCTATTATGGCATGTGCTGGTTAAGtggccattcaaagaaggtgCCGATTTCATCCAAACATCTCAGCCAGTTGATATTCCTTTGCTTTATAGAAAAGTGCATGTGATTTAAAATCCTAAACCAGTAATTTTCTTCTCCTCTGTGTATATCGCAAGTTCTTGCATAATTCAGTTGTACTTCACCTTTCACTTATGCCATTTATTTCTTGTTTACCTTTACTGTACGGGGATTCACTAGTGCGATGTTTAATACTActgtaacgccccccttacccaatgcctcatacgaggcctgtaagaatctttaaatatataaataaataaataaataaataaataaataaataaataaataaataaataaataaattctgcaCTAAGTGCTATTTTAAAACATATGTCCTTTATCTTTTCGAAATCCACTAGTGAAAACTATATGTAGTGTTTAACAAATTAAACCTTATCCTTTTTCAAACATTTATACACTTGTATTTCAAATTTGATTCCACCTCACAAACATTAAAATGGGGTCCTACAAAAGTAGGTAACTGTGTTTCAGCCTTCTTAGAAGCCCCCGGCAGAAATTTTGATGAACAATTAATCGATAAAAAACCCTGCATCGAAAGAGAATAATCGTTTAAAGGCAAAAATGATGAATGATTAATAATTAACCGAATAAAAAAATTAGTTGACCATCTCTACTCTGTATCCTTAAAATTTGGTACTGTTTAAAAGTTGTCTGCACGTGCATAACAAACAGGGGGGGCACTGAAAACTGGTTTCTCCACTAGAAGTGGTCATATGTGGAGAAGCCTACTTCTGTATATCCCTTCATATTATAGCCAAGATGTAGATATCTGGTTAACATATGCCTGAAAACATTATCATGTTAGCGACAATAAGCACAGTTATAAGCAAATAATACAAATGGTGTAGCCAGGCTTGAAACTGGGCTTAATTGATTTTGAGGGTAGTACTTAGCCATTTGAAATACCAGAACATCAGATGTGTAAATCCACTAAGAGTCCCTAATGCTTCGTGATGAAGCATGTTGAATATGTGTGCTGCACTCTGAAGACTGATGATAGCAGTACGAAAGATGGGATACGTTGGGAAAATGGCAGGTAGGGCAAACACATGTAATGATTGTAATAGAAGAGCAGCTTACAGAAAGATTGAGacttgaagtgataaacagtgtgCAATTTTTTGTCCTCTATTCATTTAAATGCTGTTGGTGAATAATTCTATTAATGATCTGCACCAGGGGCCATATTTTTGAAAGGATTCTTTTCTAATTTCGTTAATTTATTATACATCCTGTGCATGGGTAATTCGTGTGATGACAGGTGCACACACTGCAAtagcttagcagctatggtgttgcaaTGCTCAAGGCCATGAGTTCAATCTTGATCTCCGCCGCAGCAGCTGCATTTtggtgggagtgaaatgcaaagacacttgtgtacttagatttagccaaacattaaagaaatccaggtggtcaaaattgatgcACAGCCTCAATATGGCATTCGTCGTAATTGGATCACGGTTTTGGCATTTAAACTCCAAAATTAATAAAAGATCACAGGTATGTGGCTTTGTGTGAGCCAATGACGAAGataacaaagaaaaaaggaaagatgaGCATCATTACAAATTACGATCCCAGATGCTTCTCCCCAGTACTATTGAGTCGCAACTTTTGTAAAGATAGCTCCAAAAAAGTATGAACACCACTGTGTGGACATCAGTGAGCTCAGCAGTGTTGATCCTTATGCAAAGTGTAGCTCTTTCTTGTGAATTATCTCTGGTGAATCACAATATGTTTGCTTTTTCCTTTCAGGAAGCTGCACTGTACGTTGGGAAAACAAGACAATGTATTGCATTGTATCTGTGTTTGGCTTGGCCATCTGAGGACTTCTAACATGTGTGCCTGTAGAACTGCCCCACTAGAGGCACTCTTTGTGACAGTACATGTGCATTCCATAGGCCTGGAAACTAAACCTTCCAGTACTGTGCtgcatgcatgaaaaaaaaaaaaagggacgcCTACGCTAGTTTCGTGGAAGTTGCTGACCAATATTTTTTACTTCCACTGAGTGAAAGCTTGCTGCTGGATGCATGTTGCTGGGCTCTTGAAAGCTCGCTTGTATGTGAAAAATTACGGATAAAATAAATGCTATGTATGGCATTTCTTGTCTCTTATGTTTACTCTTGATGGCCATTTGTGGCTGTTTGAATAGCAAGGATAAGCATGGACAGACTGAAAGCAAAAGACAATGAATGCATGGGGACATTGAAATGTTCTTTAAGGTGACGCACCAAATCAGCTTAGACTAGTGCACACTGATATTGTGGAAATAAAAGATTATTAACGAAAAATAAATACAGGTCtaacttttttgtttcattgcaAACACAAGCCTTGGCTGGCAGTGATGAGAATGTCAGGGTGACGTCACAAATTTGATGCCATTTTCATGTATACAAACGCTTCCTATCAAAGAAAGTTCCTGAAAGTTACCACATTGCATTTTTGCTTACTTATGGAAGCAATGCACCCTTCTTTTATTCATGAACAACCAATTTTCTGTTTTCACTAGGCCACCACTGCTGTACAGCAAGCCGGTAGTAGTAGTCCTTAGTGGGCTATTGTATTGCGTAGTATGACGAACCCGCTTAGCCCTCAAGATCAAAAGGCAGGTAGGTGAGAATAAAATAACATGATTCTATTCTAGGAGTGGGGTTGAGAAGACTTGCACCCCAACTTCCACCTAAAGTTCACTAGAAAAATTCTGAACAGTATACTGTCTTTTGCATTTTCCTCTATGTTCCCTAGAACCCAAGTACAGCTGGAAAGCTGTGAGGACTAATATGATCATAGCGCTTGCAGGGCCCTACACATGCACTCTGTGTGTGGAGAAACCAGGCTATTAGCTAGCTTCAAGTGTTTTATTTAGTTGCATGCTAACGTAAAAATATTACGTTATGGgattttacatgtcaaaaccacaatctgataatgaggcatacCATAGTGGGGAATACCGGTCTAAATTCGACCACTTAGGGCTCTATAATGAGCCCCAACATGCGAGTGTCGGCTTCCCTAGGAGATGATGAAACTTTGGCTGGCGGAGAACATTGTTTTAaggtgtggcttcatggcagtgCGTGCCACACTGCAGTGAAACCACATCTCGTGCCATGAACCCACACCTCGAGGTAAAATTTACATTTAATCCATACGCAGATTTTGCTGTAGAATTAAAACATTTTTTATTCTGGTGTTGTGCAAAAAAAACCTCTCATTGCCAGAATTTTCATTTGTTTGTTCAAACAAGAACACTTAGGAGATGCTTAACAGAGTATATTTGCATGTAAGGTCAGAGAATCTAAAATTGTTTTCACACCATTTGCTGCTTACAGGTAAAAGCTGTAGgttagctaaaaaaaaaaaaagtgtctagTGTGAAAAAGGGCCTTTATGTTTATGTTTCCTCACTGTACATCCTTTGACTTGGAAGGAAAGACATGTCACGTCTTTGAGGCAGCCTGTAAAATGGTTGGTAGTGCAGGGATAAAATTTGTGATTTGTGAACATGAATAAATGCAGCCTCACAAGTTTCTTGGAGTGTTCAGCATTGTGGAAGCTCGGTGATCGGAGTATAGTTCTTTTCTAAATGAGAGATGGTGACACACAGACATGTTTTTGTCAGACAACACACAATGTCAGCATCCGAATTTTTATCGCTTCAGCTTCCAACTTCTGATTTATGAACTCGTAAAAGATATATTGCGGAACTGTGACAGCTAGTGGGAAGCAGTTAATTTATTGTGCCTAGGTTGAGACTACAATGTTTACAGTTAATTTTGAGAAAAAACTTCCTTAGAAGGGACCACCCCATGGTGACTGCTGTTCGCTTGCCCTGCGTGCTTCAGCCAGCCTCTGTGCAATCATGTCTTCAAAGGCAGAACTCTGCAGGTGCCTTGGTTGTGGGGCTTGGTCGGTCTCTTGCAAATTGCTGGTGTCTGTGCTGGCTCCAAACTGTGTCTGCCCCCTTGTGAAGTTGGAGTACTTTGTCCTCTTGGGACCAGTGGTTGAGCGGTACGCAGACGGAGGGGCAAACTCCGTCAGTCTTTCTTGCCTCTGAAGCTCCACCCAATCCTCTTGAGACACTAGAAGTGAAGAATATAAGATGTAGACTAAGAGTATCCAAGCTTATCAAAGGGAAATAGCTGATATGTGGTGCCGTTATCAGCATATTTTCTGTTTGTGAAACCTCTGCACCGCCAGCCTTGGCAGTAATGCCAAACAATAGTTTTTTTATTATAATTATTTCTATTATATTGTTATtaatttatgtgtactagtattCTCACAAAATAGAATGCATCAACTTAAGACTAACTAATGCACATGCTTTCGCTTCCACCGTCTCCAGCTTGTGTGACATTGGTGCAATTTTCGCTCTTACACTTAGATCGAAGTCAGTATCACCTTTAGTCACCACattcatagcgacatgacatgaAACTCTTTAGTAATTGCACATTAGGAGTGTTCTAACTTAATGTTCTACTGTCACGTTTCGTTCCATGGGTATAGTGCGCACACATTGTTGCGTACACAAATTGCACTAAGCCGACTGGACTACAGAACATTTTCTGATAGGAAAATTATTGGACCATGGCCACATTCATCGCTGGCGCAGAAAGCTATTCATGCACTACTGCAGTTCTTGAAGAATACCGGCCTCAATGGCTGATTGCAGTCCAGCTGTGCATCCTACTGAGTGCTCACAAGtgcttcttctctttctttcttatctttctaGTCTCCCTTTCCCTtgcccccagtgcagggtagtaaaccACACacttgtctggttgacctcccttccttttctctccttgctTGTTTTTTCTCTCGCCTTTTCTCACCATGAATGATTTTACCTTTGAAATGTGAATGGATGCATCAGAAAAAGCTCGCAAGAACACGTTTCTGATACTAAAGGTAAACAAACACCACCAATACCACTCACTGAAGATCATGCAGAATACGAAATGTTGAGAATCAGCAGAACACCTGTTGGTGTGTTGAAAGCTCAGAAACCACATTATGAAATCTGAGTCATATCCACTAACCAACAGCTGTTCACTTTGTTTATTTAGGTGCTATTTAGAGGCTGTTACTAATAAGAAAAACAATTTACTAACCCAGTAGtgttgccaagattgcttcaatgGCATACATTATACTCGCTGATTGGACAGTGACACTTAGTTGCAGTTGACCGAAGAATGTAGAGGACAAAGGCATATGTCACTGCCCTTGCTAGAATTTCATGTAACCTAGTACAAACTCACATTTCTTCTTTCGGAAGTGTGGGTCGTTGACCATGTCTGCCAAGTTCTTGCCTTCATCCCACGGTCGCATTTCAGGAACTTCCAGAGTGTCGGAATTGCCAGTAATTTTCAAACGATCTGAGGCATTGCTGCTAGTGTCAACTGTTTCAGTTTCATCTTCCGATGAATCTGTTGGGTGAGAAATTTATTTGAGTCAGagtgagcaaaaaaaagaaacattatgtGCAGCTCATGGAACAAATAGTAAACCTCGATAAAAAACCTTCATTACAACGAAATTTTTGATATGATGAAGTATTCGACTTTTATAATTTCTGGTAATTGAACAACATGTATTTTGtccctcaatataacgaagtgggTTCATATGCCATTTCAATATAATAGAATTTCACTGGCACCACAAAAGAATACTGAGGCAATATATAGAAATGAGGTGTTGTGTGAGGGGAGAGAACATCGCCGCAAGGGCAAATCGCCCTCTATTTCAGAAGCCTGTGCCATCCACATGTTCCTCGTCCGTGCAAGCTCTTGCCTGCATTCTAACTGTGCCTTGGtaaagccaaatcaaaacgcACCATGCGTCTTAACACGCTCGCTTACCTGCAAGgaattcataactcgaaggatTGCTCAGTGGCGTTCAAATGGACATTATAACTTTTGCATTCACAattcataagaagtgcttaggtgtccttgtttttttttctttcaattttttttttatcactgcgTGATGACTTGGAAGATATTACAGCCTCTTCTGCATGAGAAAACTTCGTCAGTGACTGCATAAAAGGTATAATGAAATTTCAATATAGTGAAGTGAAATGCCGATTTTGcagacttcattatattgagatttAAATGTATTTCTATATCACCACTAGAAAAGGAGTATTAACGGTTGCCCAGACACAGTGCAGCATAAGCAAGCTGCATGAAATTGGTAGAGAAGACTCCTTTTATGAAGTCTACAAGATATTATATTTCTATGTAACTGCAACTTCTGATTTCATCAGATGAAAGTCTTGCTGTGATACTGAGCTTTTCTATACAGTGTTAGCAAAGGCACCGGGAATTGTGAATGTGGTGCAACAGTCTGAAGCTCCGCTGCTGCAGACATGTGCAGGGTGCGCCGTTATGAAAGGTGCTGCCTGTGCTTGTCCATGGTagacctcactcactcactaacactTGCTAAGCATTAGCGAGTGATAAATGCTAGCAGTTGCTGAGTATATTACTAAAGGTGAAGCGATTCTCTATAAGTATTTTCAAGCTGCTGTTTCTACTGAAGTCTTAGCTGTTGGGGAACGTCCCATTTGTATTTTACTGTAGAGTACAAAAAACAAGCACAAAGGTTCCAAATGGAAACTAGGAATTCTCTTTTAGACTGGTTCCCACTATGCTTGTGGACTGCTGCATCACATCCACGTGCCTCAGTTTGCCACATCTCAATGCTTCAGTGTGCCACATCTCTTCATCAAATAAAACATTGTAAGCGCTATATTAACATACTTCATCATTTTTGTATTTGCATTGCCATATCGCAGTACATTTCATAATGCAAATGCATATCTATTGATATTGTTGTGCTTAGGGTGCAGAATATAGTGCTCCAGTAGTTTTGGGTACATGTAAGCCACAACACGATAAGTTTTCCAATGTTGATTAGGTTACCTTATATAGGTGTCACATGATGCATACTTGATTGCGATCGAGGCCAATCGGAATTGATCACAATCAAAAGTGCACTGGGTGATACTCGTATTATATGGCAATTATGTGATTACTTTTGGGGCAAATCAAGAGTTCTAGCTGTATAGTTTCCAAGTGCGTTTGTTATTTTCATTTCTGCATGTAAGGCCATACCTTTATCTTCTTCCTCTTGTTTGTTGTCTGGAATGTTCTTTTTCTGACGAATCCTAGCCAGGCGTGCTTCAAGGATGGCCCTCCTTTTCTCCTTCATCCTTTTCGAGATctccttttgtttttctgtctGAAAAACAACAAATCATTTGACAGTAAGAAAAAGAGAGACTTGCAGATAATGGGTGTGTTTTCAAAAGAAGATGGCCACATGTAGTTGCACTGCGATCTCGTCACACAGCAACAATGAAAAGTGTATTATGTTTTGGGCTGGCTTTTGCAATGAACTGGACTATGCTACAAAGTTAATAAAATGACTCGGCCTTACACACCATAACAATAACTAAGGCATGTCGTTAATAAAGGAAAACTGACACATCTACCGAATTAtggcagttgctacaaaggaaacccatgcgggttcctcaaaagaaaagcctcacagttaaAGGACAATTTGTCCTGGTACAGGACCAGGACACATTTTCTTTCAACTGTCTCAGCCTTACATACCATGACAATAACTAAGGTATGTGGTTAATAAAGGAAAATTGACACATCCATCCAATCATGgcagttgctacgattgggtggttgtctcattttccctttattaattacttctctccaccttgtgggtttccgcagaactattatgtccaAGGTATGTGGTCTTCATTTATCTCATATAATGTGTATAAAGGCTAGCAAGTCCATTCAAAATCTGTAGCTGCTGCATTGCACAAAGCTGTTTTCTATGAACACAAGAGAAAAAAGGAGGAATAAGCAAAGTTAAAACACTAAGGAATAGGggtagaaaaagaaaactgtgttGCTTAAACTCACTTGCTCTCTGAGCTTGTTCAGCATGTCCAATTGTTTTTCACGCTCCGCAGAATCACCAGAAAGGTCATAGAAGCCAACACCATGCTCTCTGGCCTCTGGATGGAAAAAGGCATAACTGCATGAAAACATTCACTGAACTTGCACACATTTTGCACAGACTATATCAGTAAAGAAACTAGGCCTACTATCTTGAAGCTAATTCTAGCTGCCAGGACACTtgtggtgttttgtggcacaTAACATCTGTGCCTTATTTAGTAATGTGTACTTTTGGGTGACTTAGTGTTGACCCATTAGTGGTTTTCTAGTGCCAGACAAAGAGAACATTGTGAACTGCATTCGTATTCCTGTCCCCAGTCAAGCTTTCTTTTGCATTAGGAATCTACAAATAGATTTTACTAAAACATTCAACCTTTACGTAAATGCCATAAGCATTGAGGAGGCCATTAATTGCCTGCTAATTACAGAGCAACAACAAATTTATTCATCCACCATGCACAAAGGGTGACTGACATTCACAAGTCTTTTAGAGTGTTTAGTATCTGCTCAGGGACTATGATGCACTTCAGGGAAACATTAGGGAATTATACAGCACAAATTCCCAAAACGATGTCACAACCTCCAAGATTCTACAACATGTGGGACACAAACCTTGGAAGCGCACATCGCCATAGTGCAGCGACTCTTTATACGCATTCTCAGCCTCTTGTTCCTGCCACTGCTGCCTTAGCTGCTCGCGTGTGCGCTCATGTGCCAGGAACTGCGCTGTACGTTCAGGAATGTCTGCTTCAACAACACTGAAAAAACACAGAAGCA
This window contains:
- the LOC135906232 gene encoding coiled-coil domain-containing protein 174 isoform X2 yields the protein MEGSGKKGTFGKVSLGASVSSLIDLKAELLRKREALKVQKLKQFHPEDGYVKQKLILGSDSGGATKKEPPKKTPEAEDIPDEDLDLKRSRAALQRKAKLYEKLSSGKVIPGDEEASLYVVNFQRKAMDAAVEERERQEMPTVPTREEAELNTKDESEADDNAPSADHAALDEILTGTEEEWVDYTDALGRSRRCMRKDLPALIDSDKELTGKAGVVEADIPERTAQFLAHERTREQLRQQWQEQEAENAYKESLHYGDVRFQEAREHGVGFYDLSGDSAEREKQLDMLNKLREQTEKQKEISKRMKEKRRAILEARLARIRQKKNIPDNKQEEEDKDSSEDETETVDTSSNASDRLKITGNSDTLEVPEMRPWDEGKNLADMVNDPHFRKKKLSQEDWVELQRQERLTEFAPPSAYRSTTGPKRTKYSNFTRGQTQFGASTDTSNLQETDQAPQPRHLQSSAFEDMIAQRLAEARRASEQQSPWGGPF
- the LOC135906232 gene encoding coiled-coil domain-containing protein 174 isoform X1, translated to MCWPRKHSPTQRVKTAATGCNPASQSSASSATSGNVSIATLFDMEGSGKKGTFGKVSLGASVSSLIDLKAELLRKREALKVQKLKQFHPEDGYVKQKLILGSDSGGATKKEPPKKTPEAEDIPDEDLDLKRSRAALQRKAKLYEKLSSGKVIPGDEEASLYVVNFQRKAMDAAVEERERQEMPTVPTREEAELNTKDESEADDNAPSADHAALDEILTGTEEEWVDYTDALGRSRRCMRKDLPALIDSDKELTGKAGVVEADIPERTAQFLAHERTREQLRQQWQEQEAENAYKESLHYGDVRFQEAREHGVGFYDLSGDSAEREKQLDMLNKLREQTEKQKEISKRMKEKRRAILEARLARIRQKKNIPDNKQEEEDKDSSEDETETVDTSSNASDRLKITGNSDTLEVPEMRPWDEGKNLADMVNDPHFRKKKLSQEDWVELQRQERLTEFAPPSAYRSTTGPKRTKYSNFTRGQTQFGASTDTSNLQETDQAPQPRHLQSSAFEDMIAQRLAEARRASEQQSPWGGPF